In a single window of the Pseudomonadota bacterium genome:
- a CDS encoding LysR family transcriptional regulator produces the protein MPSLNQRQVEAFRAVMLTGGVTSAAQLMNVTQPAVSRLIRDLQVAVSLPLFERVGTRLLPTSEALSLYHEVERSFVGLERIVQTATDLRSRRAGSLRIAAYPALATSFLPRVVADFLKERPKLHIAVQGLGSRSVVDQVASGQCDIGFASDVFEFPSVTSQSIEGLTAVAAVPADHRLALRAVLTPKDFRGEPFIALGQFSLLRHRIDHAFAAKRVAFTIHVETQLTEIACSLVAAGVGVSIVDPLMAEEFKSRGVAIRPFSPRIAIEFAALYPAQRTPSGVALEFIAVFRRALAVFRRARAGC, from the coding sequence ATGCCCAGTCTCAATCAGCGCCAGGTCGAGGCGTTCCGCGCCGTCATGCTGACCGGCGGCGTTACCAGCGCGGCGCAGCTCATGAACGTGACGCAGCCCGCGGTCTCCAGGCTGATCCGCGACCTGCAGGTAGCCGTCAGCCTACCGCTGTTCGAGCGCGTCGGTACGCGCCTCTTGCCGACCAGCGAGGCCTTGTCGCTGTACCACGAGGTCGAGCGCTCCTTCGTCGGCCTCGAACGGATCGTGCAGACCGCGACCGACCTGCGCTCGCGCCGCGCCGGCTCGCTGCGCATCGCCGCCTACCCGGCGCTTGCGACCTCGTTCCTGCCCAGGGTCGTGGCCGACTTCCTGAAGGAGCGCCCGAAGCTGCATATCGCGGTTCAGGGTCTCGGCTCGCGCAGCGTGGTAGACCAGGTCGCCTCGGGCCAATGTGACATCGGCTTCGCCTCTGATGTGTTCGAATTCCCGAGCGTCACCAGCCAGTCGATCGAGGGCCTGACCGCGGTCGCCGCCGTGCCGGCGGATCACCGCCTGGCGCTGCGCGCGGTCCTGACGCCCAAGGACTTCCGCGGCGAGCCGTTCATCGCGCTCGGCCAGTTCTCCCTGCTGCGCCACCGCATCGACCATGCCTTCGCCGCCAAACGGGTCGCGTTCACGATCCACGTCGAGACGCAATTGACCGAGATCGCCTGCTCGCTGGTCGCCGCCGGGGTGGGCGTGTCGATCGTCGATCCGCTGATGGCCGAGGAATTCAAGTCGCGCGGCGTGGCGATCCGGCCGTTCAGCCCGAGGATCGCGATCGAGTTCGCGGCGCTCTACCCCGCCCAGCGCACGCCTTCGGGCGTCGCGCTGGAATTCATCGCCGTGTTCCGTCGCGCGCTAGCCGTGTTCCGTCGCGCGCGAGCAGGCTGTTGA
- a CDS encoding amino acid ABC transporter permease produces MGRSFGTGEFLYLLKAIPWTLLLSFGALLGGGVVGILVAILRIAPVRPLRWLAIGYIELFQGTPVLMQLFVTYYGLAVLFNIQVGAWPAVLLAFTLYSSAFLGEIWRGSIQAIPRAQWEAAECLSLNFPKQLWLVILPQAARISIPPTVGFAVQLIKSTSIAAIIGFVELTRAGQLMTNTTFKPMIVYPIVAMLYFILCWPLSLLAQRLEQRIDAALGVKQHF; encoded by the coding sequence ATGGGGCGCAGCTTCGGCACTGGCGAGTTCCTCTACCTCCTCAAGGCGATCCCCTGGACCTTGCTGCTCTCGTTCGGGGCCCTCCTCGGCGGCGGCGTTGTCGGGATCTTGGTCGCGATCCTGCGCATTGCGCCGGTTCGCCCGCTGCGCTGGCTTGCGATCGGCTATATCGAGCTGTTTCAGGGCACCCCTGTGCTGATGCAGCTCTTTGTCACCTATTACGGGCTTGCCGTTCTCTTCAACATTCAAGTAGGTGCTTGGCCGGCAGTGCTGCTCGCCTTCACGCTCTACTCTAGCGCCTTTCTCGGCGAGATTTGGCGCGGCTCTATCCAAGCCATTCCGCGCGCTCAATGGGAGGCCGCGGAATGCCTGTCGCTCAACTTCCCCAAGCAGCTCTGGCTTGTGATCCTCCCGCAGGCGGCGCGCATTTCAATCCCGCCGACCGTCGGCTTCGCCGTCCAGCTCATCAAGAGCACCTCGATCGCCGCGATCATCGGCTTTGTCGAGCTCACGCGCGCTGGACAGCTCATGACCAACACAACCTTCAAGCCGATGATCGTCTATCCGATCGTGGCGATGCTGTATTTCATCCTGTGCTGGCCCTTGTCGCTGCTGGCTCAGAGGCTCGAACAGCGGATCGATGCCGCTCTCGGAGTGAAACAGCATTTCTGA
- a CDS encoding pyridoxamine 5'-phosphate oxidase family protein: MTDDTANGVENEDSLRALYPPVSELARMKQIDRLDRHARAYIKLSPFLLIGSMRPGCGMDVSPRGDPPGFVAVVDDRTLVIPDRPGNNRLDTLSNLVEAAEVGLLFMIPGIEMTLRVNGKASLTQDPVLLRQAEINGKRPRLAIKVVVSEVFFHCAKALRRAKLWEEDHRQKPGALPSIARIICEQTGATHVDVDAVERTSEERLKTHLY, translated from the coding sequence ATGACCGACGACACCGCCAACGGCGTGGAGAACGAGGACAGTCTCCGCGCCCTGTACCCGCCGGTCTCGGAGCTGGCGCGCATGAAGCAGATCGACCGGCTGGACCGGCACGCGCGCGCCTACATCAAGCTCTCGCCCTTCCTCCTCATCGGCTCCATGCGGCCGGGGTGCGGCATGGATGTGAGCCCGCGGGGCGATCCGCCGGGCTTCGTCGCCGTCGTTGACGACCGCACCCTCGTCATCCCCGACCGCCCCGGCAACAACCGGCTGGACACGCTGTCCAATCTGGTGGAAGCGGCCGAGGTCGGGCTCCTGTTCATGATCCCGGGCATCGAGATGACGCTGCGCGTCAACGGCAAAGCCTCGCTCACCCAAGATCCGGTGCTGCTCCGCCAAGCGGAAATCAACGGCAAGCGCCCCAGGCTGGCGATCAAGGTCGTGGTCAGCGAGGTGTTCTTCCACTGCGCCAAGGCGCTCCGGCGCGCCAAGCTATGGGAGGAGGACCATCGCCAGAAGCCGGGTGCCTTGCCCTCGATCGCACGCATCATCTGCGAGCAGACCGGAGCCACCCACGTCGACGTCGATGCGGTCGAGCGCACCAGCGAGGAGCGGTTGAAGACGCATCTGTACTAG
- a CDS encoding 2OG-Fe(II) oxygenase: MAGQRPASAEDQARSIATRAAALDWPEIAASLDARGYATTAPLIEPQQCRALVALYGDAGRFRSRVVMERHAFGRGEYQYFSYPLPEPVAALRQALYPNLVPVANRWSEALGRADLYPPQLPAFLRHCHAAGQTRPTPLMLKYQADDYNCLHQDLYGPLVFPLQATILLSAPGTDFEGGEFLLMEQRPRAQSRGEVVPLAQGEAVIFAVHHRPVAGKRGPYRVNLRHGVSRVRSGHRFTLGLIFHDAA, encoded by the coding sequence ATGGCCGGCCAACGCCCCGCATCCGCCGAGGATCAGGCTCGCAGCATCGCCACCAGAGCAGCGGCGCTGGACTGGCCCGAGATCGCAGCCTCGCTCGATGCGCGGGGCTATGCCACCACCGCGCCGCTGATCGAGCCTCAGCAATGCCGCGCCCTCGTCGCGCTCTACGGCGATGCCGGCCGCTTTCGCTCACGCGTGGTCATGGAGCGGCATGCCTTCGGCCGCGGCGAATATCAGTATTTCTCCTACCCGCTGCCGGAACCGGTGGCCGCCCTCCGGCAGGCGCTCTATCCGAACCTGGTGCCGGTCGCCAACCGCTGGAGCGAGGCTCTTGGGCGGGCCGATCTCTACCCGCCGCAGCTCCCGGCATTTCTGCGGCACTGCCATGCGGCCGGACAGACGCGGCCGACGCCGCTCATGCTCAAATACCAAGCGGACGACTACAATTGCCTGCACCAGGATCTTTATGGACCGCTCGTCTTCCCCCTGCAGGCGACCATCCTGTTGAGTGCCCCCGGCACGGACTTCGAAGGCGGCGAATTCCTGCTCATGGAGCAGCGGCCGCGGGCCCAGTCCCGGGGCGAGGTGGTGCCGCTGGCCCAGGGCGAGGCGGTGATCTTCGCGGTCCACCACCGGCCGGTCGCCGGCAAACGCGGCCCCTACCGGGTCAATCTCCGCCATGGGGTGAGCCGAGTGCGCTCCGGCCACCGCTTCACCCTCGGCCTCATCTTCCACGATGCGGCGTGA
- a CDS encoding transporter substrate-binding domain-containing protein — protein sequence MKICLRLFALAMLVAMPAMLVAPSTRAESTLDKILKEKKIRVAIDVGNPPFGILDKDGQPDGSDVAVARQMAKDMGVELEFVQVPSTGRIPALLSGRADVTIASISVTTDRAKAVMYCNPDGALSIVIFGPQSVAIKTPADLTGKRIGITRATLEEATVPKMAPPGTNIVWFDEIGATIQALLSGQVDAVAMTSFAGKTVADGNPDKKIENKLLVTTAYYAPIVRPGDFELRRWINTWIFVNTNNGTLATLYKKYTGIDLPPLPVF from the coding sequence ATGAAGATTTGTTTGAGACTGTTCGCGCTGGCAATGCTGGTCGCAATGCCTGCGATGCTGGTTGCGCCGTCGACGCGCGCCGAAAGCACGCTCGACAAGATCCTCAAGGAGAAGAAGATCCGGGTTGCCATCGACGTTGGCAATCCGCCCTTCGGCATTCTCGACAAGGACGGCCAGCCCGACGGCTCGGATGTCGCCGTCGCCCGACAAATGGCGAAGGACATGGGCGTCGAGCTCGAATTCGTGCAAGTGCCCTCGACCGGCCGGATCCCGGCGCTGCTTTCGGGCCGCGCCGATGTCACCATCGCCTCCATCTCGGTTACCACCGACCGAGCCAAGGCGGTGATGTATTGCAACCCTGACGGGGCGCTCTCAATCGTCATCTTCGGGCCGCAGAGCGTTGCCATCAAGACACCCGCCGATCTCACCGGCAAGCGCATTGGAATCACCCGCGCAACGCTCGAAGAGGCGACCGTGCCGAAGATGGCGCCGCCAGGCACCAACATCGTCTGGTTCGACGAGATCGGCGCCACGATCCAGGCGCTGCTCTCGGGCCAGGTCGACGCGGTCGCCATGACCTCCTTCGCCGGCAAGACCGTGGCGGACGGCAACCCGGACAAGAAGATCGAGAACAAGTTGCTGGTGACGACCGCCTATTACGCCCCGATTGTACGGCCCGGCGATTTCGAGCTGCGGCGGTGGATCAACACCTGGATATTCGTCAACACGAACAACGGTACACTCGCCACGCTCTATAAGAAGTACACCGGGATCGATCTCCCGCCGCTGCCCGTGTTCTAA
- a CDS encoding patatin-like phospholipase family protein — translation MAYRILSLDGGGAWALIEVRALMTLFGADAKGHQVLAEFDLVAANSGGSLVLGGLVENLSLGDLLGYFEDEAKRRAIFSPTSSWGDRVLRDLTGMGPKYSAKNKLVALQNLLPERGNRLLTKAADGVHRTGFADNVHLLIIGFDYDRNTASFFRSAPAAGPQWGHGETASVTLAEAIHASTNAPVNYFDAPAMFPDGPGRFWDGGVTGCNNPVLAAVTEAIVMGQKPADIAALSLGTATVVLPWPTPADPPKSPYVQATVEPGLVTDLRKLATSILDDPPDVASFLAHVMTGSGAGVRSPAMSRIVRMNPLISPMGKPGQWRAPGPLDKPMTAAQFTHLVDLDMDAVQQAEVDAIAAFADLWIGGNVSNQPLRMHRDSLAPELGYGSFQEAVAAWNAVK, via the coding sequence ATGGCCTATCGCATCTTATCGCTCGATGGCGGCGGCGCCTGGGCGCTCATTGAAGTGCGCGCCCTCATGACGCTCTTTGGCGCCGACGCCAAGGGACACCAGGTGCTCGCGGAGTTCGATCTCGTCGCGGCAAATTCCGGCGGCAGCCTCGTGCTTGGCGGCCTCGTCGAGAATCTGAGCCTCGGCGATCTCTTGGGCTATTTCGAGGATGAGGCGAAGCGCCGAGCGATATTCTCGCCGACCAGCTCCTGGGGTGACCGGGTGCTGCGCGATCTGACGGGCATGGGCCCCAAATACAGCGCCAAAAACAAGCTCGTGGCCCTGCAGAACCTGTTGCCGGAGCGCGGCAATCGACTCCTCACCAAGGCCGCCGACGGCGTGCACCGCACCGGTTTTGCGGACAACGTCCATCTCCTCATCATCGGCTTCGACTACGACCGCAACACCGCCAGTTTCTTCCGCTCGGCGCCCGCGGCCGGTCCGCAATGGGGGCATGGCGAGACCGCGAGCGTGACACTCGCAGAAGCGATCCACGCCTCCACCAATGCGCCCGTGAACTATTTCGATGCGCCGGCGATGTTTCCCGACGGGCCCGGACGGTTCTGGGACGGCGGCGTCACCGGTTGCAACAATCCGGTCCTGGCCGCGGTCACCGAGGCGATCGTCATGGGGCAAAAGCCCGCGGACATCGCGGCGCTCAGCCTCGGCACGGCGACGGTCGTGCTGCCATGGCCGACACCGGCGGATCCGCCGAAGTCGCCCTATGTGCAGGCAACCGTCGAGCCCGGCCTCGTTACCGATCTGCGCAAGCTCGCGACCTCGATCCTCGACGATCCACCGGATGTCGCTAGCTTCCTTGCGCATGTCATGACCGGGAGCGGCGCCGGCGTCCGGTCGCCCGCGATGAGCCGGATCGTGCGCATGAATCCCCTCATCAGCCCCATGGGAAAGCCAGGGCAGTGGCGAGCGCCGGGCCCCCTCGACAAGCCGATGACCGCCGCGCAGTTCACCCACCTCGTCGATCTCGACATGGATGCCGTACAGCAGGCCGAGGTCGATGCCATCGCCGCCTTCGCGGATCTGTGGATCGGCGGGAATGTCAGCAATCAGCCGCTCCGGATGCATCGCGATAGCTTGGCGCCGGAGCTTGGCTACGGCTCGTTCCAAGAGGCGGTTGCCGCGTGGAACGCCGTGAAGTAG
- a CDS encoding LacI family DNA-binding transcriptional regulator yields the protein MATLGDVAWRAGVSAATVSRVLNHPAKVSLEIRERVMRAVSELGYLRDGAARALASRHSLTIGKVVPTLGIGIFAAGVQALQRRLEEFGYQLLVAASDYDQEKEARQVRALIERGVDGIALVGHRHAPEVYELLRSRKLPYVNTYQFDGQNPHPCIGFDNRAGAYRLTRCLIDFGHRRFGIITAPSSLNDRIAARLTGVLDCLREHGITAAPEYVVEVAQTIVDGRAATRMLLSQHSDLTAIFCTTDTLAIGALLECHKLGIGVPEQISVAGFSDLEIVSQLDPPLSTVHIPADRIGTMIADFLLDCIDGRAGPKKIELEADVVIRQSTGPVRAANKSRRRRAGSSGRS from the coding sequence ATGGCAACGCTTGGCGATGTGGCTTGGCGGGCTGGCGTCTCGGCTGCGACGGTTTCCCGTGTCCTCAACCATCCCGCGAAAGTGAGCCTGGAAATCCGCGAGCGCGTCATGCGTGCGGTGAGCGAGCTCGGATACCTCAGAGATGGGGCGGCGCGGGCGCTGGCCTCACGTCATTCCCTGACGATCGGCAAGGTCGTGCCAACACTCGGCATCGGGATCTTCGCAGCCGGTGTTCAGGCGTTGCAGCGACGCCTAGAAGAATTCGGCTATCAGCTTTTGGTCGCCGCCAGCGACTATGATCAGGAAAAAGAGGCGCGGCAAGTTCGGGCCCTCATTGAGAGGGGCGTCGATGGCATCGCCCTGGTCGGCCATCGGCACGCACCCGAGGTTTATGAACTCCTGCGGTCGCGCAAGCTCCCATACGTCAATACCTACCAGTTCGATGGGCAGAACCCGCATCCTTGCATTGGATTCGACAATCGGGCTGGTGCCTATCGCCTGACGCGCTGCCTCATCGATTTTGGACATCGCCGCTTTGGCATTATCACCGCTCCTTCCAGCCTCAACGATCGGATCGCGGCGCGGCTCACGGGCGTGCTCGACTGCTTGAGGGAACATGGCATCACCGCCGCTCCGGAATATGTCGTGGAGGTGGCGCAGACGATCGTCGATGGCCGAGCGGCGACGCGGATGCTTCTGTCTCAGCACTCCGATCTGACCGCAATCTTTTGTACCACCGACACGCTGGCCATCGGCGCTCTCTTGGAATGTCACAAATTGGGCATCGGGGTGCCGGAGCAGATCTCGGTCGCTGGTTTTTCGGATCTCGAGATCGTCTCCCAGCTGGATCCGCCGTTGAGCACCGTGCACATCCCGGCTGACCGAATTGGGACGATGATTGCCGATTTCCTACTTGACTGCATCGACGGTCGAGCCGGCCCAAAGAAGATCGAACTCGAGGCCGACGTGGTCATTCGGCAATCGACCGGACCGGTGCGCGCCGCGAATAAATCCCGACGCCGCCGCGCTGGGTCATCCGGCCGATCCTAG
- a CDS encoding DUF1080 domain-containing protein yields MPFCVPAKVFVRLALAHCLALVLYDSALAQDFRLLFDGTSLKGWHVSAASDHSRTSAHRSGGRWTVEAGAIIGTQDQPGNGGLLLSDDEFGDVEIELEARNDFGIDSGIFLRSTEAGAAYQCMVDYYPGGTIGGVYGEGLTGDLHVRNFSFLDRPELIELVDGPFPLPVAPGQWPSLWRVGQWNRILVRIEGNPPRIRSAINGITVMDFTDKELRLGASGRIGLQLHGGEQFWGLAVRYRDLRIRRLD; encoded by the coding sequence ATGCCTTTTTGCGTTCCGGCGAAGGTCTTCGTCCGGCTCGCGCTCGCCCACTGCCTCGCTCTGGTTCTCTACGACTCGGCCCTCGCCCAGGACTTCCGTCTGCTGTTCGACGGCACCAGCCTCAAGGGATGGCATGTGAGCGCTGCCAGCGACCACAGCCGGACGAGCGCCCATCGATCCGGCGGCCGGTGGACGGTCGAGGCCGGCGCCATCATCGGTACCCAGGATCAGCCGGGAAATGGCGGGCTCTTGCTGAGCGACGATGAGTTCGGCGATGTCGAGATCGAGCTCGAGGCGAGGAACGATTTCGGCATCGACAGCGGCATCTTCCTGCGCTCGACCGAAGCCGGTGCCGCCTATCAGTGCATGGTCGACTATTATCCCGGCGGCACCATCGGCGGCGTTTATGGCGAGGGGCTCACCGGCGATCTCCATGTCCGCAACTTCAGCTTCCTCGATCGGCCCGAGCTGATCGAGCTCGTGGATGGGCCGTTTCCGCTGCCGGTGGCGCCCGGCCAATGGCCGAGCCTCTGGCGCGTCGGCCAATGGAACCGCATCCTTGTGCGCATCGAAGGCAACCCACCCCGCATTCGCTCGGCCATCAACGGAATCACGGTCATGGACTTTACGGATAAGGAGCTGCGGCTCGGAGCAAGCGGCCGGATCGGGCTGCAGCTGCATGGCGGCGAGCAATTCTGGGGCTTGGCCGTGCGCTACCGCGATCTTCGCATCCGCCGGCTGGATTAA
- a CDS encoding amino acid ABC transporter permease: MNYVFQFNVVWDHFAELLAGVLLTIQLSATAMALGLCLGIVCAYGKSAGPKPVRWLVAGYVELIRNTPFLVQIFIFYFSLPVIGIRLTANTAALAAMTVNLGAYASEIIRAGIEAIPPGQVEAARALGLKRLGIFRFIIIFPALKTVYPALASQFILLMLSSSVVSTISAVELTAITSSLQSTTFRAFEFYFVATGLYLAMALGFRAGLSTIYWAVFQRGRPA; encoded by the coding sequence GTGAACTACGTCTTTCAGTTCAACGTCGTCTGGGATCACTTTGCGGAGCTCTTGGCGGGCGTGTTGCTGACCATTCAGCTCTCCGCCACGGCGATGGCATTGGGACTTTGCCTTGGCATCGTCTGTGCCTATGGGAAGTCGGCGGGGCCGAAGCCGGTGCGCTGGCTGGTGGCGGGCTATGTCGAGCTCATTCGCAATACGCCGTTCCTGGTACAGATTTTCATCTTCTATTTCTCGCTGCCGGTGATCGGCATCCGCCTCACCGCGAACACGGCAGCACTCGCCGCGATGACGGTCAATCTCGGCGCTTACGCAAGCGAGATCATCCGCGCCGGGATTGAGGCAATACCCCCGGGTCAGGTCGAGGCGGCGCGCGCGCTCGGCCTGAAGCGTCTGGGGATCTTCCGTTTCATCATCATCTTCCCGGCGCTGAAGACCGTCTATCCGGCACTCGCCAGCCAGTTCATCTTGCTGATGCTGAGTTCGAGCGTGGTCTCGACGATCTCCGCGGTCGAGCTGACGGCGATCACCAGCTCGCTGCAATCGACCACCTTCCGCGCCTTCGAGTTCTATTTCGTTGCCACCGGCCTCTACCTCGCCATGGCGCTCGGCTTCAGAGCCGGCTTGAGTACGATCTACTGGGCCGTGTTCCAGCGCGGCCGGCCAGCCTGA
- a CDS encoding dienelactone hydrolase family protein has protein sequence MPAGMILPLHRLVVALACATLLAQSGVAAELVPEELTFDSGGRAVTVTRYAAATAALRPAVLMLHGSSGLEINPQSYAHHARALAASGIDAYLVPYFRPGSNWYCSCWDEWAITVADATTAILRRPDASGRIGLLGFSLGGALAFVSARDPRVTALVVFYGFIPNDEQRLRTTRLPPLLALHGDSDDNVPLLSGQNLVSLARQLGGRAELVVYPGEKHRHSTWAEPAATDAFNREVAFFRAELIGP, from the coding sequence ATGCCAGCCGGCATGATCTTACCGCTGCATCGGCTGGTGGTCGCACTCGCTTGCGCCACCCTGCTCGCGCAATCCGGCGTGGCGGCCGAACTGGTCCCCGAGGAATTGACCTTCGATAGTGGTGGCCGCGCGGTCACAGTCACGCGTTACGCAGCGGCGACTGCAGCATTGCGGCCCGCCGTGCTGATGTTGCACGGGTCGAGCGGCCTTGAGATCAACCCGCAGTCCTATGCGCACCATGCGCGGGCGCTCGCTGCGAGCGGCATTGACGCTTATCTCGTGCCGTACTTTAGACCTGGCTCGAACTGGTACTGCAGCTGTTGGGATGAATGGGCTATCACCGTGGCCGACGCGACGACTGCCATCCTGCGGCGGCCGGACGCATCGGGGCGTATCGGCTTACTCGGCTTCTCGCTCGGCGGCGCACTCGCCTTCGTCAGCGCTCGTGATCCGCGTGTCACGGCGCTCGTCGTCTTTTATGGCTTCATTCCGAATGACGAGCAGCGCCTCCGGACGACACGCCTGCCGCCATTGCTGGCGTTGCACGGAGACTCCGATGATAACGTCCCCCTGCTCTCGGGCCAGAACCTGGTCAGCCTCGCGAGACAACTCGGCGGTCGCGCCGAGCTTGTCGTCTATCCCGGCGAGAAGCATCGCCATTCCACTTGGGCAGAGCCAGCGGCGACCGACGCGTTCAATCGAGAGGTCGCATTCTTTCGCGCCGAGCTGATCGGTCCCTAG
- a CDS encoding PQQ-dependent sugar dehydrogenase, producing MSGLISQKCGVPLGLASAFGLFALLVGPPTGNAQMTQPGDRVVVTPADLPPPRATPSATRPPQIVARPRDTRPSVPQGFTATLFAENLGEARNLAVAPNGDVFLAETEEGIVTRFLDPGGTAAAAERTTFATGLRMPHGLAFRDGALYVGDVEAVWRFAYANGDKTARSKPEPVTAQGEMGPRYGHWTRTIAFAPDGTLYAAIGSLSNLAEEPEPYASIRVFEPGAAKGRSFARGLRNPVGIALRPGTRELYAVVNERDGLGDDLVPDYFTRVVEGGFYGWPYSYIGANPQPGLEAKGGDLRAKALVPDVLFRSHSAPLGLVFYEGTQFPAEYRGDAFVSHHGSWNRSVPTGYAVVRVRFKAGKPEPGYETFASGFRLGGTTNAIVWGRPVGLAIAKDGALLIADDAGRTVWKVSYTGP from the coding sequence ATGTCCGGGTTAATCTCCCAAAAGTGCGGCGTTCCTCTCGGCTTGGCCAGCGCGTTCGGCCTCTTCGCCCTCCTCGTCGGTCCCCCGACGGGCAACGCGCAGATGACCCAACCCGGCGACCGGGTGGTCGTCACCCCCGCCGACCTGCCGCCGCCGCGCGCCACCCCCAGCGCCACGCGTCCGCCCCAGATCGTCGCCCGCCCGCGCGATACCCGTCCGAGCGTGCCCCAGGGGTTTACCGCGACCTTGTTCGCGGAGAATCTGGGGGAGGCCCGCAATCTCGCGGTGGCACCCAATGGCGATGTGTTTCTGGCCGAGACCGAAGAGGGCATCGTGACCCGCTTCCTCGACCCCGGCGGCACCGCCGCCGCCGCCGAGCGCACCACGTTTGCGACCGGGCTGCGCATGCCCCACGGCCTCGCCTTTCGCGACGGCGCGCTCTATGTGGGCGATGTCGAGGCGGTGTGGCGCTTTGCCTACGCAAATGGCGACAAGACGGCGCGGAGCAAGCCCGAGCCGGTGACGGCACAAGGCGAAATGGGTCCGCGCTACGGCCACTGGACCCGCACCATCGCCTTTGCTCCGGACGGCACGCTCTACGCCGCCATCGGCTCGCTCTCCAACCTGGCCGAGGAGCCCGAGCCCTATGCCAGCATCCGGGTGTTCGAGCCGGGAGCGGCGAAGGGACGCAGCTTCGCGCGCGGCCTGCGCAATCCCGTCGGCATCGCGCTCAGGCCGGGCACCAGGGAGCTCTATGCCGTCGTCAACGAGCGCGATGGGCTCGGCGACGATCTCGTGCCGGATTATTTCACCCGCGTGGTCGAGGGCGGCTTCTATGGCTGGCCCTACTCCTATATCGGCGCCAATCCGCAGCCGGGGTTGGAGGCGAAGGGCGGCGATCTCAGAGCCAAGGCGTTGGTGCCGGACGTGCTGTTCCGCTCACACTCGGCACCCTTGGGGTTGGTGTTCTACGAGGGCACGCAATTTCCCGCCGAGTATCGGGGCGATGCCTTCGTCAGCCACCATGGCTCCTGGAACCGCTCCGTGCCCACGGGCTATGCCGTGGTCCGCGTGCGCTTCAAGGCGGGCAAGCCGGAGCCCGGCTACGAGACCTTCGCGTCGGGCTTCCGCCTCGGCGGCACCACCAATGCGATCGTCTGGGGCCGGCCGGTCGGGCTCGCCATAGCCAAGGACGGCGCGCTGTTGATCGCCGATGATGCCGGGCGGACGGTTTGGAAGGTGAGCTACACCGGTCCTTGA
- a CDS encoding ABC transporter substrate-binding protein, protein MRSLLLGGLAALAVGAGSAAAQTPTLTLGLYGGSFEKAMRETVVPAFQKEFKADFKYVAGNSTDTLARLQAQKAKQEMDVVFLDDGVLYQAIQLGFCAPLTDAPIYKDLHDIVKVPGNKGIGLGFVATGYTYNTKYFKEKGWAAPSSWNELADPKYKKLLAISPITGTYGLHVLVMLARVNGGSETNIDPGFKAMEKVTPNILSFPPSPAKMSEALQAGDVAISIWGSGRSVALANTGFPVDFVYPKEGAVSLMIGVCPVAKPAASDLAQKFIQFNFRPEVQAVWAKEQGAGPANKNTKLEPDVAKLVPYGPEQVSKLVAVDWDVINKERENWTKRWQREVEK, encoded by the coding sequence ATGCGTTCCCTGCTGCTCGGCGGCCTGGCCGCCCTTGCCGTCGGTGCCGGCTCCGCCGCCGCCCAGACGCCGACCCTGACCCTCGGCCTCTATGGCGGGTCGTTCGAGAAGGCGATGCGTGAGACGGTCGTGCCGGCCTTCCAGAAGGAATTCAAGGCCGACTTCAAGTACGTCGCCGGCAACTCCACCGACACGCTGGCGCGGCTGCAGGCGCAGAAGGCGAAACAGGAGATGGACGTCGTCTTCCTCGACGACGGCGTTCTGTACCAGGCGATCCAGCTCGGGTTCTGCGCGCCGCTCACCGATGCGCCGATTTACAAGGACCTGCACGACATCGTCAAAGTCCCGGGCAACAAGGGCATCGGCCTCGGCTTCGTCGCCACCGGCTACACCTACAACACCAAGTATTTCAAGGAGAAGGGCTGGGCGGCGCCGTCCTCGTGGAACGAGCTGGCCGACCCGAAATACAAGAAGCTCCTGGCGATCTCGCCGATTACCGGCACCTACGGACTGCACGTGCTGGTGATGCTGGCGCGGGTCAATGGCGGCAGCGAAACCAATATCGACCCGGGCTTCAAGGCGATGGAGAAGGTGACGCCGAACATCCTCAGCTTCCCGCCGTCGCCGGCGAAGATGTCCGAGGCGCTGCAGGCGGGCGACGTGGCGATCTCGATCTGGGGTTCGGGCCGCAGCGTGGCGCTGGCCAATACGGGATTCCCCGTCGACTTCGTCTATCCGAAGGAAGGCGCGGTGTCGCTGATGATCGGCGTCTGCCCGGTGGCGAAGCCCGCCGCCTCAGACCTGGCGCAAAAGTTCATCCAGTTCAACTTCCGGCCGGAGGTCCAGGCGGTCTGGGCGAAGGAGCAAGGGGCGGGCCCGGCCAACAAGAACACCAAGCTCGAGCCCGACGTGGCGAAGCTGGTTCCCTACGGCCCGGAGCAGGTCAGCAAGCTCGTCGCGGTGGACTGGGACGTGATCAACAAGGAGCGCGAGAACTGGACCAAGCGCTGGCAGCGCGAGGTCGAGAAATAG